The Chryseobacterium sp. JV274 sequence GTCAATTCCTGTTTGGGGGCAATATAAACCCTGGACTTCTTCGGAACAACCTTTACAGGAAATCCAGACCTTAAAAAAACAAATTGTAAAGCCCAATTTCAGAAAAAAAGACTATCTCATTACTGATTTTGGTGCTGTGGGTGATGGAAAGACAAAAAATACGGAAGCTTTTAAAAAAGCCGTCGAAAGATGTAATGCAGAAGGCGGAGGAAGAGTTGTCGTTCCAAAAGGTATCTTTTTGACAGGAGCTATTTATTTAAAAAGTAATGTGAATTTACATGTTAACGAAGGTGCAACAGTCCTGTTCAGTCAGGACAGTAACGACTACCCTATTGTTTTCACAAGATGGGAAGGAATGGAATGTATGAATTATTCGTCCCTGATCTATGCTTACGAGGAAGAAAATATCGCTGTAACCGGAAAAGGAACACTGGACGGAAACTCTGATAACGACCATTGGTGGTTTTGGTGTGGTGCAAAAAAATATGGTTGGAACGAATCCCGTCCGGGAAGACAAAATCCTGCCCGTGCAAAACTGCATGAATACATGGCCCAAAAGAAAGACCCGAGAGAAAGAATATTTGGTGACGGATATTATTTGAGACCTAATTTCGTTCAGCCTTATAAGAGTAAAAATTTCTATATGGCAGATGTTTTGGTAAAAAATTCTCCAATGTGGAATCTTAATCCTGTATTGTGTGAAAATGTTTTGATTGAAAGAGTAAAAGTAATCAGCCACGGTCCCAATAATGATGGCTTTGATCCTGAAGCCTGTAAAAACGTGTGGATCAAAGATTCATATTTTGATACGGGAGATGATTGTATTGCCATAAAATCCGGAAGAGATGAAGACGGAAGGGGTATCGGCAAACCGGCGGAAAACCACATCATCGAAAACTGTGAAATGAAAGACGGACACGGCGGCGTAGTGATTGGAAGCGAAATTGCGGGCGGAGCAAAAAATATTTATGCCATAGGAAATGTGATGGACAGTAAAAATCTTGACAGGGCACTTCGTATTAAAACCAGTTCAAGCCGGGGCGGAATTATCGAAAATGTATTCTTTTACAATACAAAAGTAGGCGCTTATAAAGAAGCTGCGGTGCGTTTCAATATGCATTACGAAAAACCGGGTAACTTCATCCCTACGATCAGAAACGTCTGGGTAGAAAATATGGTCGTGGAAAAAGGCGGAAAATATACCATCCTTTCTGATGCCTACGAATCTTCTCCTGTAACAGATTTTACAATGATCAATGCTAAAATTAACGGTGTTGAAATTCCATATAAAGTTGATTTCCTAAGAAATGTTACCCTGAAAAACGTGACTGTTAACGGACAGCCATTAACTGATTTAAAAAAATAAAATGCGAAAAACATCCATTTTAGCGGGCTTTATTGTTTTATCTGCATGCTCACATTCTTTTTCTCAATCCAGACACTGGCAAAACAATGAAAGAGAACTGCATTACAAAGAAGACAAAGGTGATTTTTTGTTGGTTAACGGAAGATACCGCTTTAACCGAGCTTTGTATGGCAACAACCGCGCCTCAAGAGTGGAAGCCGGGGATTTGCCGGAGTTTGCGCTGTATCTTCCCGGAATGGGTGGTAATCTTCAGTTTGTTATTCAGAAAGGAAATTCGATTAAAAAATTAATTCAGGCTGATACCATTGAAACCCGTTATCGTCCGGGCCTGATGTTGTATGCCATTAAAGATCAGATTCTTGGAAATGGAAATTTAAAACTGACGGTTTTAGCACAATCTGAAGAAGAAGGTTTGATTTTAAAAATGGAAACAGAAAATGTAGATCCTTCAACAAAGATCTATGCAGTTTATGGCGGAGCAAGCGGAAAAACATTCAGCAGAAACGGCGACATCGGTGCAGACCCGGAATCAGGTTTTTATTTGCTACCGGAATATTGTGAAGACAACCAGTTTCAACTCAATAAAAACCAATTTGAGCTTACTTATTTAAACAAGAAAAAAGAAAACCAATTGATCAGCGGAAGTTTTTCAAACACCCATTCATTACAATTAACCGATGTGAAAACGTTGGAAAAATTATCTGATTTTACACAAAATAAAGCAGAAAAATCTCCGATCATTTACGCAACATATTCAACACAAAAAAATCCTGTTTTTATTCAAATTAAAAAAGGAAAATCAGATCAAAACTTTTCAGACAAACATCTTGCGGATATTTTCAATGAAGCCGAACAATCACGATTATCATTAATCAACTGGATTCAGTTGAAAACTCCGGATTCGGATTTAAATAACTTCGGAGCTACCCTTTCGGTCGCCGCAGATGCCATTTGGGAAAGTCCGACGTTTCTTCATGGCGCAGTTGCCTGGAGAATGAGGCTAAATGCCTGGCGAGGAGCTTATGCAGCCGATGTTCTCAGTTGGCACGATCGTGCAAAAGAACACTTTGAAAGCTATTCCAATTCTCAGGTTTTAAGCCCGGATTCCGCACCCGTTGAGATGGATACGCTTTTGCATCTGGCAAGACACAAAGAAGAAATGGGAACTTCAGTATTCTCAAGTGGATATATTTCCAGAAACCCCAATGACAATTCAAAACCTCATCATTATGATATGAATCTGGTTTTCTTTGATCAGCTGTTTTCTCATTTCAACTACACAGGAGATGTAGATTTTCTAAAGAAAATGTGGCCTGCAATGGTTCGTCACATGGATTGGGAAAAACGAAATTTCAAACGGGGTGACCTTTATGATGCTTATGCTGCAATCTGGGCGAGTGATGCTTTGCAGTATTCGGGGGGAAAAGTAACCCACACTTCTGCCTATCATTACAGAGCCAACCGTGAAATGGCAAAACTGGCGAAAATTATTGGTAAAGATTCCACTCCTTACGAAAAAGAAGCTGAATCTATTTTAAAAGCTATGAAAAACGAGCTTTGGATTAAAAATAAAGGGTATTTTGCTGAATATAAAGACGCCCTGGGCAATCAGATTCTTCACGACAAGCCTGGAATATGGTCGATTTATCATGTTTCGGATGCTTATATTTTAAATGAATTTGAAGACTATCAAAATACGCAGTACGTCAACAATCATATTCCGAAGATCCCCATAATAGTAAAGGGGGGAATTAATAAAGATCACTACACACTTTCCACCACCAACTGGCAGCCTTATGATTGGTCGATCAATAATGTGGCGCTGGCAGAGAATTTACAAACCGCTTTAGCGTATTGGCAGGCAGGAAGAAATGATGAGGCCTATCGACTTTGGAAAGGCAATCTGGCCGAAAGTATGTACTACGGAATCAGTCCGGGAAATTTTGAACAATTATCTCACTATGATGCTTTCCGTGGGGAATTGTACCGTGATTTTGCCGACCCGATTGGTGTGGCTGCAAGAACTTTAACAGAAGGACTTTTCGGAATTTATCCCAAATTATTAGAAAATAAAATCAATATAAAACCCGGGTTTCCCAAACACTGGAATTTTGCAGAGCTGAAACTTCAGGATTGGGAATTTAAGTTTAACCGAAATTTAAAAAAAACAAATTATTGGTTTAAATCAAACTATGCAAGTGCAGTTTCGCTTGATGTATTGATTCCTGTGAATCATACCAAAATAAGATCGGTAACCGTAAACGGTAAAAAAGTACAATTTGCGATACATCCAAATTCTATTTCACGGCCTTTTGTAAAGTTAGAAACAGAAAAAGGAAAAGAATTTACCATTGAAATTACGTATTCGGAAGATGAATTAAAAACTGAAAAAACAGATTACATCAATTACATCTCTGAAAATCTTCAACTCAATTTAGATCCAAAAAAGAAGATTCAACAGGTTTATGACCCGCAGAAACTGATAAAAATCCGAAACGGGAATCAGTTTGATCTGGTGAAAGAAGAAAGAAAAGGAACCTTTTTCGTTCAATTGGAACAAAATGGAACGAAATGGTGGCAACCTGTAAATGTTGATATTCAATATCCTTTAGAAATAAAATGGGTGAATAAAAAACTGCAAATTCACTCTAAATCATCCAATATAATCAATGGAAAATTGAATATTAATCATTTAAATATAACTTTTTCAATTCAAAAAAATCAAAATACATCAGTTGAAATTCCAACGAATGATCTAAGCAGGGGAACCAACTTTATTCAGCTTGAATACAATGGAATCAAACAAAATGTAGAAATAACAGATTGGGAAATCGAAAATAAAGGCGAGTTCACCCCTGTTTCGTTAGCCTCAAAATATAATGAGAGAGTAACCGGAATTTTCAATCAAAAATATCTTTCCCCAAGATTAAATGTCCCTACTCTACAGCTTCCGTGGCAAGGAATCGGGAACTGGTGCTATCCGCTGACCACTACTCAAATTGATGACAGCGGACTGATGAAAAAACGAAAAGATGGGAAACTTGAGTTCTTAGGAATTCCTTTTTTAATTAATAACGAAGAAAAAAACATTGTCTTTACAAGCCAGTGGGATAATTTTCCGGAATCGGTTGAAATTCCTGTTACGGGAAAAGGAAGAAAAATCTATTTTCTAATGGCAGGTTCTACCAATCCGATGCAGTCACAAATTACCAACGGAACGGTTACGGTTCAGTATTCAGACGGTTCAGATACAGCATTAGAACTAAAAAATCCTGTGAACTGGTGGCCTATCGAGCAGGATTTGTTTGATGATAATTTTGCTTTTGAAATTCCGGATGATAAAATTCCGTACCGGGTTCAGCTGAAAACCGGGGAATTGTACAAAGGAGGAAGTTTAACGAAATATTCAGAAATTAAAGGAGTAAGCAGCCGGGCTGTTGAAGGCGGTGCCGCAACCATTCTGGATCTGCCGATTGACCCAAACAGAGAATTAAAATCCATAAAATTAACAGCAGTGAGCAACGATGTCGTTATCGGACTGATGAGTGCCACTATTCTTAAATAAAAAAATATGAGTAAAAAATTAGCAGTATATCTTGGAATTTTTCTGATAGCCTTTTCTTCATTAACTGCTCAGAAAATAGACCGGAAAAAAGTAGTCCAGCGTCATAATGTGGTGAATACAAAAGCGGATACCCTATCTACTTTAACGGTTGGAAACGGAAAATTTGCTTACACGGTCGACATCACCGGAATGCAGTCGTTTCCTGAATATTACAAAAATGGAGTTTCATTGGGAACCCAGTCGGAATGGGGATGGAACAGCTTTCCAAATACTAAAGATTATACATTTGAGGAAACATTAAAAGCATACGATTTCAACAATGAAGGACGTAAAGCACTGTACAGTGTACAACTCAAAGAACCTGAACGAAATAAAGGGGCCGTTGAGTATTTCAGAGTCAACAAACACCGTCTGCAATTAGGAAATATCGGTATTGAACTGCTTAAAAAAGATGGTCAGAAAGCAAACATTTCAGACCTGACAAACATTAATCAGAAAATTGATCTTTGGACAGGAATTATAACAAGTGAATTCTCATTGGACGGAACCCCTGTAAAAGTCTGGACGGCTTCTTTTCAGAATTCTGATAAAATAGGAGTTAAAATTGAGTCTGATTTAATTGCTCAAAACAGGTTAAAAGTTTTCGCGCGCTACCCTTCTCCTACCGGACAGTTTCTGGATGATGCTGCTTTTTATGGCAATGAAAACGATCATACGACAAGAATTGTTTCTTCACAATCAACGCAAGGTATCATTCATCATCAGTTGCAGAGTGCAGATTATTATACTCAGTTTTATTTTACGGAAGGAAAATTACGGGAAGCGGGAAAACATTATTTTGTGTTTGAACCGTCTTCAAAAAACAAAAAAATAGAATTAAGCGTTGAATTTTCAGCTAAAAACCCGAAAAGCGGAAAAACGCTATTTGCTGATGCAGAAAAAGAAAGTGTTTCAGCATGGGAGTCTTTCTGGAAAAGCGGTGCAGCAGTTGATTTTGAAGGAAGTACAGACCCAAGGGCGAATGAACTGGAACGCAGGATTGTTCTGTCAGAATATTTAACCAAAGTACAGTGCGGAGGAAGCAATCCGCCACAGGAAACAGGGTTGACCTTCAACAGCTGGTACGGAAAACCGCACACAGAAATGCATTGGTGGCACGGGGTTCACTACGCTTTATGGGGAAGACCTGAGATTTTAGAAAAACAATTGGATTATTATTTCAGGACTTTTGAAAAAGCAAAAAAATTAGCAGAAAGACAAGGCTATAAGGGTGTAAGATGGATTAAAATGTCTGATAATGATGGAAATGAAAGTCCGTCTTCTGTAGCTGCATTCCTGATCTGGGAACAACCGCATATCATCTATATGACCGAACTTCTGTACCGCGACAAACAGGACAAAAAAGTTTTGGAAAAATATAAAGACCTCATTTTTGCAACCGCCGAATTTATGGCAGATTATGCTCATTATGATAAAGAGAAAAACCGTTATAATCTCGGAAAAGGGGTCATTCCGGCACAGGAAGTTTTCCCTGCAAAAGATACATACAACCCAACTTATGAAGTGGCTTATTGGGATTGGGCACTGAAAGTTGCTCAACAATGGAAGGAAAGATTGGGCCAGCCGAGAGATAAAAAATGGGATGAGGTTATTACAAAATTAGCCCCGCTTCCGGTTCAGGATGGCGTTTATTTGTCAACCGAATCTGCAAAAGATTCTTTCACTTTTCCAAAATGGATGACTGATCATCCTGCCGTTCTGGGAGCGTTAGGAATGGTTCCGGAATCTCCGAAACTGGATAAAAAAATCATGAAAAACACACTGGATATTGTTTGGGAAAGATGGAACTGGGAACATACCTGGGGTTGGGATTTCCCGATGACGGCCATGAATGCCGCAAGACTGGGGCTTCCGGATAAAGCTCTGGATGCGCTTTTCATGAATATTCAGACGAATACCTATCTTAAAAACGGTCATAATTTCCAGGATAAACGTCTCCGTATTTATCTTCCCGGAAACGGAGGAGTTTTAACGACTGTTGCCATGATGCTCGAAGGCTGGGACAGTTCCAAAGGTGAATTTCCAGGTTTTCCAAAAGACGGTTCATGGAAAATAAAAGCGGAAGGTTTTAAAAAGATGCCTTAAATTTCATATTCATATAGTAGTAGTTAGAGTCTGCCTTAAGGCAGGCTTTTTTTATATCCTGATTTCAAATTTTCAAATCCAAAACCCAATAATAAAGGCAGATAAATTCAGATTAAAACAGTTCACCGAAAGTACAGGACAGTCTGTTTATATGTTTATATTAAATTAGCCGTAAATCAGATGAGATGGATAAGCCCAGACACTTTACACGGAGAGACTTTTTACAGACCTCAGCCCTTGGGATTACAGCAGGGGTTCTGGGGCTTTCATTTACAAGTTCATCTTCCGGCAAACCTTATTTCAGCTTAAAACCAATCGGGCGGACCTTTTCATTGGAGAACTATTATATTTGGTGTAATTCTCCGATTTGGGGCGAAGACGGTAAGGTTCATCTTTTTTATTCCAGGTGGAGAAAAGAAAAAGGAATGGGCGGCTGGCTCAACGGTTCTGAAATTTGCCGTGCAGAAGCAGATTCTCCCTATGATGAATTCAGGCATAAACAAGTTATTCTTGCTCCCAGAGGCGGCGAATTCTGGGATGCCACAACTTGTCATAATCCTTTAATTACCAAAGTGGAAAATGAGTATTATCTTTTCTACATGGGCAACCACAACGGAAAAACAAATACCAAAAAAATAGGACTTGCCACTTCAAAAAGTCTTGACGGAGATTGGGTAAGACCGGAATCTCCTCTGCTTCTTCCCGGAGAACAAGGCGCATGGGATGACCATTGCACTACCAACCCGGCTTTTATAAAAGGAAATGACGGCAAATTCTGGCTTTTTTATAAATCCTGGAATACTGAGGAATACGAAAATCAGAAAGGTCCGGTAAGAGGAAATCGGAAATATGGATTGGCCAAGGCTGATCATCCTTCAGGTCCTTATGAAAAAATAAAGGAGAATCCTGTCATCGATTTTTCATTGCAGCCTGACAATGCCCAGCTGGAAGATGCTTTTATCTGGAAACAACATGGAAAATTCCATATAGTGGCCCGTGATATGGGATTCTTTAACCATGAATACGGTTTACATTTAACTTCCAGGGACGGCCTTAACTGGTCCAAACCGAAAATCGCTTACCTTGATATGAAAAGTTATGTTAAGGAGCCTGCTCCCCCCAGTCATTTAAAACGATTCGGGAGATTGGAACGTCCCATGATTTTAATGGATAAGGACGGTAAGACTCCTAAATTCCTGTTCGGGGCAACACAGGGAGGAAAGTTTGAAACTTCTACATCTTTTGTTTTTGAAATAACAGACACTACAATTTAATTTCTATTCCTTTTTGTTTTTTTTACTCCCATACTAAAGTATACTATTAAGTTTTTTACATGTTATACCTAACTTTGTATACTAAAATTGTATTTTTCCGTTATAATTTATAGCAGAACTATTGCAATTACAATTAATATTATAAATATTTGTAACTTGCCTTGCACCGTTCGTTAACCTTTGAATTATTCTTTAAACTGAAATAAACATCTCCTATCCAATATCATGGCAGAAACATTTGAAATAATAATCAATGAGCATTCCAGAGTTCCCAAATACAAACAGATTGTGGATTCTATTCTTAATGGAATTGATAGCGGAGAGATTAAGATTGGTGAAAAAATTCCTTCCATAAACGAACTCAGCGAGTCTTGCTTTCTTTCAAGAGATACTGTAGAAAAAGCGTATAAAGAACTCCGAAAAAGACAAATCATCGAATCTGTAAAGGGAAAAGGATATTATATCTCACGGATTAATAAAAACGACGTAATCAACATTTTCTTCCTGATCAACAAACCGAGTACTTATAAAATGATGATTTATAATTATTTCGTCAATGCAATCGGTACCAAAGGCAATGTTGAAATGTATATTTACCATTGTGACGAAACACTTTTCATTAATTCCTTAAAAAAGAACCTGGGCGGATTTGATTATTACGTGATCATGCCTCATTTCCGTGATGAGCAGTCTAAACATACCAGCTCAACACAGCAGGTTTTAGATATGATTGAACAAATCCCGAAAAACAAATTATTGTTGTTAGATAATACAAAGCCCAATATTTCAGGAGAATATGGCTCTATATTTCAGGATTTTGAACATGATATTTACAATGCTTTAGAGGAAGGTTTAGACAAAATAAAAAAATACGAAAAGATCATTTTGGTGTATCCCGACAAATCCATTCATCCCTATCCCTTCCGTATTGTCCGCGGTTTTGAAAAATTCTGTAAGGATTTTAAACTCGATTATGAAATTCTTGATGAAATTTATCCCGATATGGAATTGCAGGAAAAAGATATTTTCATTACGATCCGGGAACGGGATCTGGTGAACCTTGTTAAGCAAATCAGACAGAAAAATCTTGAGTTGGGCAAAGACATCGGAATTATTTCCTATAACGAAACGCCTCTTAAAGAACTGCTGGGAATTACGGTAATTACTACAGATTTTAAAGCTATG is a genomic window containing:
- a CDS encoding glycoside hydrolase family 28 protein, with the protein product MKKFALLLFALITSIPVWGQYKPWTSSEQPLQEIQTLKKQIVKPNFRKKDYLITDFGAVGDGKTKNTEAFKKAVERCNAEGGGRVVVPKGIFLTGAIYLKSNVNLHVNEGATVLFSQDSNDYPIVFTRWEGMECMNYSSLIYAYEEENIAVTGKGTLDGNSDNDHWWFWCGAKKYGWNESRPGRQNPARAKLHEYMAQKKDPRERIFGDGYYLRPNFVQPYKSKNFYMADVLVKNSPMWNLNPVLCENVLIERVKVISHGPNNDGFDPEACKNVWIKDSYFDTGDDCIAIKSGRDEDGRGIGKPAENHIIENCEMKDGHGGVVIGSEIAGGAKNIYAIGNVMDSKNLDRALRIKTSSSRGGIIENVFFYNTKVGAYKEAAVRFNMHYEKPGNFIPTIRNVWVENMVVEKGGKYTILSDAYESSPVTDFTMINAKINGVEIPYKVDFLRNVTLKNVTVNGQPLTDLKK
- a CDS encoding DUF4450 domain-containing protein codes for the protein MRKTSILAGFIVLSACSHSFSQSRHWQNNERELHYKEDKGDFLLVNGRYRFNRALYGNNRASRVEAGDLPEFALYLPGMGGNLQFVIQKGNSIKKLIQADTIETRYRPGLMLYAIKDQILGNGNLKLTVLAQSEEEGLILKMETENVDPSTKIYAVYGGASGKTFSRNGDIGADPESGFYLLPEYCEDNQFQLNKNQFELTYLNKKKENQLISGSFSNTHSLQLTDVKTLEKLSDFTQNKAEKSPIIYATYSTQKNPVFIQIKKGKSDQNFSDKHLADIFNEAEQSRLSLINWIQLKTPDSDLNNFGATLSVAADAIWESPTFLHGAVAWRMRLNAWRGAYAADVLSWHDRAKEHFESYSNSQVLSPDSAPVEMDTLLHLARHKEEMGTSVFSSGYISRNPNDNSKPHHYDMNLVFFDQLFSHFNYTGDVDFLKKMWPAMVRHMDWEKRNFKRGDLYDAYAAIWASDALQYSGGKVTHTSAYHYRANREMAKLAKIIGKDSTPYEKEAESILKAMKNELWIKNKGYFAEYKDALGNQILHDKPGIWSIYHVSDAYILNEFEDYQNTQYVNNHIPKIPIIVKGGINKDHYTLSTTNWQPYDWSINNVALAENLQTALAYWQAGRNDEAYRLWKGNLAESMYYGISPGNFEQLSHYDAFRGELYRDFADPIGVAARTLTEGLFGIYPKLLENKINIKPGFPKHWNFAELKLQDWEFKFNRNLKKTNYWFKSNYASAVSLDVLIPVNHTKIRSVTVNGKKVQFAIHPNSISRPFVKLETEKGKEFTIEITYSEDELKTEKTDYINYISENLQLNLDPKKKIQQVYDPQKLIKIRNGNQFDLVKEERKGTFFVQLEQNGTKWWQPVNVDIQYPLEIKWVNKKLQIHSKSSNIINGKLNINHLNITFSIQKNQNTSVEIPTNDLSRGTNFIQLEYNGIKQNVEITDWEIENKGEFTPVSLASKYNERVTGIFNQKYLSPRLNVPTLQLPWQGIGNWCYPLTTTQIDDSGLMKKRKDGKLEFLGIPFLINNEEKNIVFTSQWDNFPESVEIPVTGKGRKIYFLMAGSTNPMQSQITNGTVTVQYSDGSDTALELKNPVNWWPIEQDLFDDNFAFEIPDDKIPYRVQLKTGELYKGGSLTKYSEIKGVSSRAVEGGAATILDLPIDPNRELKSIKLTAVSNDVVIGLMSATILK
- a CDS encoding twin-arginine translocation signal domain-containing protein, which codes for MDKPRHFTRRDFLQTSALGITAGVLGLSFTSSSSGKPYFSLKPIGRTFSLENYYIWCNSPIWGEDGKVHLFYSRWRKEKGMGGWLNGSEICRAEADSPYDEFRHKQVILAPRGGEFWDATTCHNPLITKVENEYYLFYMGNHNGKTNTKKIGLATSKSLDGDWVRPESPLLLPGEQGAWDDHCTTNPAFIKGNDGKFWLFYKSWNTEEYENQKGPVRGNRKYGLAKADHPSGPYEKIKENPVIDFSLQPDNAQLEDAFIWKQHGKFHIVARDMGFFNHEYGLHLTSRDGLNWSKPKIAYLDMKSYVKEPAPPSHLKRFGRLERPMILMDKDGKTPKFLFGATQGGKFETSTSFVFEITDTTI
- a CDS encoding GntR family transcriptional regulator, with the protein product MAETFEIIINEHSRVPKYKQIVDSILNGIDSGEIKIGEKIPSINELSESCFLSRDTVEKAYKELRKRQIIESVKGKGYYISRINKNDVINIFFLINKPSTYKMMIYNYFVNAIGTKGNVEMYIYHCDETLFINSLKKNLGGFDYYVIMPHFRDEQSKHTSSTQQVLDMIEQIPKNKLLLLDNTKPNISGEYGSIFQDFEHDIYNALEEGLDKIKKYEKIILVYPDKSIHPYPFRIVRGFEKFCKDFKLDYEILDEIYPDMELQEKDIFITIRERDLVNLVKQIRQKNLELGKDIGIISYNETPLKELLGITVITTDFKAMGESAAYMILKNKKESVNNVFKFIQRDSL